The genomic window gactgaggtgtacaagattatggaGGATAGGACAGGGTGAAGGGAGAGCAGCGGACTCTCACACTGTAATGCACTGCTTGGGCAGtcagtggaggctggaaaccttacaacctttaaagaTTTTTTGGATGAGTAcatcaaatatcataacattcaaacaTATGGGACAAGTGCAAGGAATTAGGATTAGCAcacttttagtggtagttatgtcaGTGCAGACCCAAATCAGCCTAAGGGTCTTTTAAGGCCTGTGGTGAGGTGGAGAACCCAATATTAATTCATCCCTGCTTCGCCTTTGTTACAAAAAAGGGTAAGTTTTACACAAACTGCACATTCATGAAAATAGTTTTGCTGCAAATGCAAAACTTGGCATGAACTCAAAACTGAACAGAAGTTTACAATCTACTACCAATTACATTAGCAACATGGAATAGCACACAGGTTTCAGTTCAAAAATACAGAGTTATGTACACTGCTTAAGAATACTTGTCAGCATGCTGAacaaagcaaaactaaaaatttaaagaaaaagtgaAACTGTTTCCACACCATTGCCTTAAGACTTCAGGACCTTACTTCAGCTTGTTCCACTTACAAAGTGCAGGTCAATGTCATTAAGGACAGTCAAAATACTGATGACACCTAGCTCTAAATTcaagacctgatgaagggtctaggcccgaaatgtcagcttttgtgctcctgagatgctgcttggcctgctgtgttcatccagcttcacactgtgttgtcaagTTCAAGACCTGCTCAATTTGTGTTAGTCTGTCAATTCTAAAAGCAGTCTTAATCTAAAATTTTCCTCAATCTCACCACTGGCACAGTCAACAACATTAATGTTCTTCTCAGCAGCATCATATCTAGCTTATCCAAAAATGCTAGGAAGCATCACAAATTAAGTCCTGGCTAGTCATTTCTACCAACAAAAATTGAACATCCTCATGTTGGAGTTTAACTCTCAACCATTACTCCTGCTCCTTGAACTACTGGTAGAACAGCTCAGTAAGTGAACACTTTTGCACCTCTTTCAAAAAAATCACACCTTGGCACTTAAACATGCAAGCAACCATCTAGGGTTGATAAATCAATTCCCTACACAGAaaacatgttttttaaaaaaatgttactgCTAAAGATGGTGCTCATACATACAATGTTTGCAAAGTACAATCCAGTTAAATGTTGCTCATACCTTTCATTTGGACTAACCAAGTCAGATATTTCTCTTGTAAATATTTACCTTGTATTCATCCATCCAGACATGGGAAAGACGCAGAGAATTGTATGCCATAGTATCCACACCTCCTGGTGAACCATATGGTCGCCATTTGCGGAATATATGCCCAACACGAGAACATGGAACTATTTTCAGCTGGCCACCACACATCCAAATCTGAGCCAAAAACAAAaaagcatattttttaaaaaacacacaaaagAATGAAGGAGTCAGTCAATTTGAAATGAGGTTTAGTTATTGCACAATAAAAAACCACCAATTCTTTAAGTAGGAGGCAATGAGGAAAATTACCCTGAAAGAAATTTCCAGATTTTCTCCTCCCCATATATCCATGCCACTGTCATACTGCCCAAGTTTATTGAAGTAATCCCGGTTCATGGCAAACAATCCTCCTGCCATTGTAGGTGATCTGAATGAAGGAATGCAAAgaacatcatcaacatcaaccACCAAATTTCAGTCTACCTAAAGCTATTCTTCTAGTTGGAGGCCTACTCAGCAGTGAGCAAAAAGTTCATTTTGCAGTTTTTGCCATTTCATAATCTATATATTTCTAATTCTACACTGCATTCAGTTTCTTTAGATTAATCCTCCCTCAAAAAGGAAGAAGTGAGGCAAATATTACTGGAATAGTACTTGAATGGTTCAGTTGCTCCTCCTGGTCCAGTCAGTAGTGACACAGGCACAGGATCCCACTTGAAGTGTAGCCCCCAATTAAATCCTCCTTTCACTATTGGTGAAGAACTGTAGATTAGTGTGTCAGCATTGATGATATCAATCAGTGGACAGACTACAGTGCAGTAATTTTCCTTAATTAGCGTCAGGAGAGGCTGCAGCCACATCTCATTCACTTCACAATGACTATCGATGAAAACCAGTACATCACCTGAAAAAAGATAAAAAGTTAATTTTGAAAATCCAAGCTAAACTCAAAAGGAAATTTAACCATTAGCAAATTCAGAACAATACTTCAAGATAAACCATGATGAATGGAGTAGTTTGACCCATGGTAAATGGgcacttccctccacttcacctggtGGAGTAGGCACCAAAAGCTTGtaattacaaataaacctgtcgagcataacctggtgttgtgtgatttctgactatgATAGAACAGAATTGTGACGTAGAAAGTTATTTCCATAACTAGTGATAACTCTAGAGCCAAGTTGGTGGTGTGCAGATTAAGAGACAAAAGAAAATCACAGGCATCAAGCATGGACCAAAAAACTCTACTTGCACAACAATTATAGGTATACTGAACAAGGAATGAAAAGTGGCAGTGATCAGGTTCTCCAGGAACCTGCTTTTCCATCAGCACAGCAGATCCAACTACAAGTGGATGAATTTCGCAACATGGCATTTGACATTAAGGGCGTGATGTCCACTTTTGACATCATGCCCTTAAAAAAGGCatgtacttttgtttttaaaaagagtgACTTTTAATTTATTACTTGGCATTTAAAAGATATAATCACAGCTTTCCCTCCAAGTGAATCCATGTTGATTGACGTGCTGGGGAAGCAACCCAAGATTTTCAGTGCATCTTTGGTGGGGACTTATGTTTCAGTAATACAACTGCCAGATTTGAACACAAGTGGACTTCCAGGGAGGTTGCAATGTTGTCGTATCCCCTCAGTAGCAGTAAACGCAAGTGCTTGCTGATGAATTAGATCTGCCTTCAGGTGTGCACTTTGATAGGTGAAGCTAATTGCAAGTAGAGGTTCCCTAACCTTTCACCACAGAATAGCTACTTTAGGTACACAAGATTTTTTTACCTTTGCATCTGTGTGGCTAGtgacaccatttaaaaaatagctgGTGGCTATGATGAATGACTGAACAGCAGGGGGAAGAAAAGGTAGAACTGTTTAAAGGAGGGGGAGTTACTTAAGTGAGCACAATGACCCTTCTGTTGTCTGATTCACGAATTCTTCAAGTAAAATGTCTAAATAAGTTTAGTTTGACTAACTTTTAATTAGCAGttgtaacaaaataaaaacacaagtaATAAATTCTAAACAAAGACTGATCAAATTATTCAGTAAAAATACTAAAAACAtccatttcaaataaaaataaaaattctgcAAAGTTTCACATCCCACTGAAGTTTaaccagaaaaataaaaagaacacaATGCGAAAACTAAAGCGTAATAAGACCATGCACAGTTTGAGACCTGTTGCATGAGACGACCCAACTATTCGGCCACGTATTAGTCCTTCTCGCATGACATTCCTTATTAGTTTCACTTTTTTAAGTTGGTTGTTGTCAATGTACTTCTCTAGTTCGTCTTTTAATTCAactgcagaaaacaaaaacaatttgggCAGGGAGGGATTAATGAAGAAAACAAACCAAACTTCAAGTCCTACTTTTACCAGCTCAGGAGGTATTACATACAAAGACAAAATCAAGTGTGGATTTTAGGAGATTAGAAGAATATATGCAGAAACTAATAATGACATGATAGACATTTTAGATAGTAAATAACACTGCAAGTTAAAGATCTGTTCTTTATAGGAAAGGAAATAAGCAAAAAAGTTAAAGCCAAAAAACAAGGAAAAAAATTTACATACTGAAATCACTCCTATCATCCACCAGGATAATTTCATGTAATAAGTATGCAGGTGTGCGATCCAGGATACTGTGAACTGTCCGAAGCAGTGCTGATAATGCTTCATTATAAAAGCAGATTATAATACTAGCAGATGGTAAATTGACAGGGTAGCTCTTTTCTTTACATCTACAAAAGAAAGACAGTTTACAATAAAGCTAAAAAATTTCTCAGAATTCACTGCAGTGTTCAGCTGAATAAAACTGGTAGCtaatttttcaaacaatttaaaTTGCATTCTGATGTAGAATCCTTACGAAGCCCCAGACATTTCTGTATCCACACAGTCGCAAAATAAACTTATGTTCAtcaatgagatagcaagaactgcagttgctgcagtcagataacacagtatggagctggaggaacatagcacgccaggcagaatcagaggagcaggaaaactgaagacccttctgaagatgggtcctggcctgaaacagcaacttttctgctcctctgatgctgcctggcctgctgtgttcctccaactccacactgttacgTCATGTTCACCTATACCATTGTAACTTTGCAGAGTCTCTCCAACCTGCAAAGataaagggaaaaacaaattCCAACAACTTTATAAAACGTTCACAACAATAAAATTTCCCACTCTGCACAAACCACTTATCTCAAAGTCTTCTTGAATTTGAGTTAATGGCAATAATTTCAACTTTAAGTGGTGACCTACTCCTTAACTTCACTAGAATGACCAAGGTAGCCACTAAGCACAAAGACTAGCGCAAGATGACTAGCACCAGCCACCTCAACTCCCAAAACCTCAATGTACAAAGCACttgcatttaaaacaaatttctcaAAACAAGTCAGTATTTTGGAAAAAGCAGCTCTCTGGTACCACAGATAATTCAATGCAGGAAtctatttcatatttttaaaaaggcaggaCTTGCTTTGGGTCTCTGGTATCAGGAATATCCCGATGATAACCCAAACGATTACTTATGAGCACATTGAAAGCATGTTTCTGGTATCCCATATCCCGAATCTTCTGATCAGCTTCATTGAAAATCCTTCCTGAAAAGGGTGAGAAATAGTATTATCACATTTCATTTCTAGCATGCTTAAACACTCGACTAGTTACATAGcacaaaaataaactttaaatcCTACTTTGAAACATACTTCAAATTCTTAAAATAGCAGTCATTTTAATAAAGCTTAGTTCACCAATGCACCATTGTTGAGACCAACAGGACTCAGCCTTACAACAAAACAATGTTCTTGCCTCAATACATTCTAGTGCCACACAACAATCAGCTTACTTTACTTTGACATGGAGCAGAGTCACTATACTCTCAAGCTGATACcagaggagtttgcacattccagGAGTGTCAGCCCGAGATTGTGCAACATTAGAAATTATTGAATGTTGTTCCATGTCTCGCAATATCTCTTTTCCACTCCACACTTGTTTCTATCCTAAACAGAAAAGATTTCAAGCCAGAGAAATGGGTTATTTTACACAATTCTCTTTACTTGGCATAAAAAAAGTGTCCAAACATTTAAAACGAGATGTACCTAGCTTGCCATCAAAAGAGCACAATTCAGATTTCACAGCAAATCATTTGGTTAGAATGCAGAAGATAACAAGAACTAAATCtttcaatttagaaaaaaaaagcaggagcATAGTGTCCTGGCTGATACAAAGAGTTGCGCAGGTTATAGAAGAGTTGGTTTTAGGGTGAGCGTACCAACATTCACTACATTTGAAGAATTCAGTTCAAGAGGAAAAAACACAAAAACAGTTACTCACCCAACTCAGGCGATGGCTcaattttcttcaattttttATTAACAGGTTTTATAAACTGAATACTGTGTTGCTGAAATTCAGGAAGCCATTTATGACTGTTTATTACTGGAGAATGAAATTTCTGCACTACTCCTGGATTCCCCTGGAAGGGCACATTACTGAAAGTATATCTTTCCCAATTTAGATTGAAATAGATGAACAGGAGCAATGTCCAAAGTAATGAAGCAAAAAGGCATCCATAACAGAAATAGTGGAACCTGATACTACCCATGATAGTCCTAGCATTGTCGGAGGCCCATTCTTCTCGCTCTGAAATGATAAAACATAAAATTGGTCATTCCAAATAAAATAGCAAAGGTCACATCCACTGAAATATGTGTAAAGGAACTAGAAGCTGTAGCAGTTGGTTAATAGCTCTTTAATGGAGGATTTTTAGGAGGTGGTTTTGCTGATCAAGCAAAGAGACAAGATATGCTAGAACTATCACCTGGAGACAGAATGGTGTTCAAAAATTCAGTATTTGTATGAGTAAGAGGAGAAATTCTTCCGCACCCTAGTGAGGAAAGAAACTTAAAGGGCAAAGTTTCAGCATCTGATAACCTCAAAAGGTACTTTTGATTAACAAAAAAGGAAAACAGGACAACTTTCTGAATAGCTCTCAGGAAAAAACCCGAGACAAACATGAAGattgttccatgctgtatgcttcCAAAGTTTCTCGTGTCATAAAGAATCTCCCTGACATTGAGGAAAGTTAAGCCTACAGGAGGCTGCATATTAGATAAGTGTAAACATCTGAATTCAGATTAAAATGAATTCAGTGCAAAATTTTTAAAACAAGCCTTTTAATCAGAAAACTAAAATGTCATTACGGTCACCattaacacaaacacacaaatcatTATTGTAAATGGGGAAAGTTTATGGTTCAACCTAAAATAGATGGGGGAATGTAAATTTAAAAGGACCCAATGGCACTATCCAAAAGCAATGGGATTCTCAACATTCTGAACAAAATCAAGGCCTTCAATTTAGAACAATGAAGCAGATTAGATAATCATTTATCTCAATACTGAATATCTTTACACTATGCACAAACTGACTGCCCTCCGTACCAACACTGCAATAACAACAGTAAGAATGATCCACCAGCTGGCTGTTCTCTCCTTAATTCCACAAGGAGAAATGATTCAAggagaagaattaggccatttggcccatcagtctGTTTCACCATTTGATCAAAGGGAATatttcctcaaccccattttcttGCTTTCTCCTCATCATCATCCTCCTTGATCTCTTTATCAATCAAGAACTCTGTCCCAGGCTAAAGTACACCCaacaacttggcctccacagattccccacttcatcactgaagaaatgcctcctcgtTTCCATTCTAAAAAAATGTCATTCCTTTATTTTGGAGGCTGTGCTCTCAGGTCTTGGTATCCACTGGGAGGAGAGGCAGCTTCTCCATGTTCACTACATCCACACCCCTCAGTACTGAGGTTTCAGCAAGATCACCTGCATTTtcctaaactccactgagtacagacccagagtcttcaaccattcttcatatgacaagcctttcatccctaacatcattcttgtgaacctcattTGGACACCCAagaccagcacatcctttctgAGATAAAGGGACTTAAAAATgcttacaatattccagatgcagctTGACCAGAACCTTGTACAACCTCAGCACCACATTATTGATTTTCTATTCTAGCCCTGTCAAAAATGACTACTAACacttcatttgccttccttagtGCCAACTGAACCTTAAGGGAATCCAGAGTCCAGGTCTCCCAAAACCcactgtgcttcagatttccacagactattttctaaatggggaaacaCTATGTTCCAATATGTTCTATTCTTCCAACAGAAGTGCATAACCTCTTACTGTCACACATTGTTtaaccatctgccacttcttggacactctcctaatctgtccaagtccttctacagcctcctGACTACATCAACACTATCGTGTTTCTCCACCTGTCTCATGTGCTCTGATCATTCAGATGAATGCTATAAAAGGGATAAAATATGGCTCTTTAACTTTTattgtatttaaataaaaacactaCACACTTGCAACTGAGCAGATTTTGGTAGCTCAAAAATAGGAAAAAAGGTCACAGAAGAGTCATGATGGTTCTCATGTCTGTACATGAACATATTTCTATTTCTCTTTTTCAAACTGTATCCAGTTTCAAACTGTCAAAACAGACCAAATATTAGTGTTTATTATTAACATTCATAGTGAGGCAACATCTTCAAAATAAGTATCCCAAAACCTGTGCTTAAACCAGCAATACAACACCAGCATGATATTTAATTAAATCCCTAAACCCTGTCAGGAACTAAACGAGTTACTTCAACTGATTACAAACAGTGGTATTCACCCCAATTCCCTCCACAAACTAAAACATGGTGGGCGTGGAAAGCAATTACAGAGAATCAGAAGACCTACAGACAGAAAAAGGCCACACGATGATGCCTCGAAACAATGCTCAAAATCTACTAAGAACAAACACTGAGAGGGTAGGAGTCACCAGCAACTACAGGAAACATGCATGGCTGGAGATATGCCGTCAAGCAGTCAGCAAAAGCGCGCATACCCCACAAGGGCCAATCTCAGCTGCTCCATCCAGCCACCTGTACCCACAGGCTCCAGGGACGCTCCCTGCTCCGCCTTTTATACCTACCACGAAGGAATTAGTGCGCAAGCGCAGAGCTTCAACCGAACCAACTCGCGCCGAGCCCCCATTCCAACGCATTTCAGCGAGATCGCCAGCATCGTCCTTGCGCCACTCACCGCTCTCCCCTCAGTAATGAGGGGCCGGGGCCGCGGCCGCCAACCCCGCCACACACCCCCCGGCCAGTCAATCCTTTGGCTCGGTAGGGTTTTTCCGTTCCACCGTGAGGTCGAGACAGCTGTCAATAAACCGGCGTATTCTGCCTGAACTGGGAGGGCCGAGGCGTGAGGTCGATTGACAGTCGCTCGGGGCGGTGCGTTCGATCAGTCATTGTCAGCGGCTCTAGGCGGGGCCAGAGGTGCGGGCTAGTGATTGATAGGCGCGTTGGGCGGGTCAGTTCGGGGCAGGGCGTTCGATCAGTGATTGTCAGTTCGCTCTGGGCGGGGCAAGAGACTGGTGATTGGCAGGCTCCTTTTCGGGGAGGGGTGGTGCTTTCGATCAGCTGTTGTCTATCGTTCGGCACAGGGCGGGTGATTGATGATTGACGGTCATTCGGGGCGGGGCCCGGCGTATTGTTGGTGATTGACAGTTGTTCGGGGTGGGGGGCGCTCGAGCGCCTCTCGGGTCATGTGAGAATTTGCAACTTTGGATTGCACCTCGGTTGGTCGAGTTCGTAGCGATTCGGGCTGAAGAAAG from Stegostoma tigrinum isolate sSteTig4 chromosome 10, sSteTig4.hap1, whole genome shotgun sequence includes these protein-coding regions:
- the LOC125455589 gene encoding polypeptide N-acetylgalactosaminyltransferase 11-like isoform X2 codes for the protein MGSIRFHYFCYGCLFASLLWTLLLFIYFNLNWERYTFSNVPFQGNPGVVQKFHSPVINSHKWLPEFQQHSIQFIKPVNKKLKKIEPSPELGRIFNEADQKIRDMGYQKHAFNVLISNRLGYHRDIPDTRDPKCKEKSYPVNLPSASIIICFYNEALSALLRTVHSILDRTPAYLLHEIILVDDRSDFIELKDELEKYIDNNQLKKVKLIRNVMREGLIRGRIVGSSHATGDVLVFIDSHCEVNEMWLQPLLTLIKENYCTVVCPLIDIINADTLIYSSSPIVKGGFNWGLHFKWDPVPVSLLTGPGGATEPFKSPTMAGGLFAMNRDYFNKLGQYDSGMDIWGGENLEISFRIWMCGGQLKIVPCSRVGHIFRKWRPYGSPGGVDTMAYNSLRLSHVWMDEYKEQYLSLRPDLRKQSYGDISERLELRKKLNCTSFKWYLDNVYPEMKVNGLNEKARIQQPLFINKSPKRSKILQRGRVWIYNEEHDLILANLLCLDMSETHLSDSPRLMKCHGSGGSQHWTLGANNSLYQISAGQCLKVIDPDSPKGYVAMAICDGSRSQQWKLDN
- the LOC125455589 gene encoding polypeptide N-acetylgalactosaminyltransferase 11-like isoform X3, with the protein product MGYQKHAFNVLISNRLGYHRDIPDTRDPKCKEKSYPVNLPSASIIICFYNEALSALLRTVHSILDRTPAYLLHEIILVDDRSDFIELKDELEKYIDNNQLKKVKLIRNVMREGLIRGRIVGSSHATGDVLVFIDSHCEVNEMWLQPLLTLIKENYCTVVCPLIDIINADTLIYSSSPIVKGGFNWGLHFKWDPVPVSLLTGPGGATEPFKSPTMAGGLFAMNRDYFNKLGQYDSGMDIWGGENLEISFRIWMCGGQLKIVPCSRVGHIFRKWRPYGSPGGVDTMAYNSLRLSHVWMDEYKEQYLSLRPDLRKQSYGDISERLELRKKLNCTSFKWYLDNVYPEMKVNGLNEKARIQQPLFINKSPKRSKILQRGRLYNLQTSKCLVAQKYPDQKGGIVVVKECDWTDSNQVWIYNEEHDLILANLLCLDMSETHLSDSPRLMKCHGSGGSQHWTLGANNSLYQISAGQCLKVIDPDSPKGYVAMAICDGSRSQQWKLDN
- the LOC125455589 gene encoding polypeptide N-acetylgalactosaminyltransferase 11-like isoform X1, with protein sequence MGSIRFHYFCYGCLFASLLWTLLLFIYFNLNWERYTFSNVPFQGNPGVVQKFHSPVINSHKWLPEFQQHSIQFIKPVNKKLKKIEPSPELGRIFNEADQKIRDMGYQKHAFNVLISNRLGYHRDIPDTRDPKCKEKSYPVNLPSASIIICFYNEALSALLRTVHSILDRTPAYLLHEIILVDDRSDFIELKDELEKYIDNNQLKKVKLIRNVMREGLIRGRIVGSSHATGDVLVFIDSHCEVNEMWLQPLLTLIKENYCTVVCPLIDIINADTLIYSSSPIVKGGFNWGLHFKWDPVPVSLLTGPGGATEPFKSPTMAGGLFAMNRDYFNKLGQYDSGMDIWGGENLEISFRIWMCGGQLKIVPCSRVGHIFRKWRPYGSPGGVDTMAYNSLRLSHVWMDEYKEQYLSLRPDLRKQSYGDISERLELRKKLNCTSFKWYLDNVYPEMKVNGLNEKARIQQPLFINKSPKRSKILQRGRLYNLQTSKCLVAQKYPDQKGGIVVVKECDWTDSNQVWIYNEEHDLILANLLCLDMSETHLSDSPRLMKCHGSGGSQHWTLGANNSLYQISAGQCLKVIDPDSPKGYVAMAICDGSRSQQWKLDN